The Prochlorococcus sp. MIT 1341 genomic interval ACTAAGTGCAATAACTACCAATGAAGCTGTGCTAAGGAATTGAAGAACGATCGGCAGATGAGCATTCACTCTGTCGCGAAAAGATGCCATTTAGTGATGGGAAAGATTGTCATACCTTTTTTTTAGCGCATTTATTTAAGGAGTACAGTATTGAGAGCAATGTTGTTTTGTCTTTGTGTTACGCATCAGTGTTTTTCTAGAAAGGTAAGAAATCCTTGGTGGTTTAAGAAATCGTGGATGATGGATCGATTAAAGCAGAACCCGAGAACTTTCAATCCCTTCTTACTTATGACACCAACAGTTATTGGCGACACAATGAAAGGTCACAACTAATGATTGACAGCATTAATGGAGGATATCTAGCACTTGCATTTGTTGGAATCGTTTTTTTTGGACTTCAGTTTTGGTGGATAAGCATGACTATTAGGAATGGCAAAAATGAACGAGTTCTAGTAAATCAAAACCAGACTGAGGAGATTAAAAACAGACTCGAGAAGATTTTCGCGAAAAGTGATTAACTTCTTTTCTTATTCATTTCTCTAGCCAGTTTGGAAAAAGTTTGGATAGAAACCCTGATTGGCTGAGATCGGTTGATATCACCTAAAGGGAAGTTTTTATTAGCCAGTAGTTGGTTTCAGTCATATCAATGGATCTCCAGGAATTTTGGTGTGTGAATGAGAAGGCTATTGGCTTTTAAAGAGATCAGTTAGCGAGGGGTCTTCCCCATTAGGAGTTGTTGATCATTTTAAGTTTGATAGCTCACAAAAGATATGCTTTCCCTATAGATCCGACTAGTTTCTTTAGGAGAAAGACGCAATGACACTCAATGACGAAGGCTCTTAGATACGTTGCTATAGCAGTTCTCCTTTTGTTTATTCAATTAACGCCTAAACCTGCGATAGCTTGCGTGGAAGGTTTGTCGTGGGGGATGGATCTTTCAAGTGTAGAGAGACATCTTGGTGTTTCCTTAACTCCTGTTCAGGAAGATTTAAATAGGGGCCTTTATGAAGTTAGAGATTTTCAGATGAGCGGTTTACCTGTGAATAGTCTTCGTGTTCGTGTTGAAGACAAGGATGGCTTGAAACAGCTTGCTTATGAAATGGACTATGAAAACATGACCGAAGTCTTGGCAGGTTTAAGACATCGTTTTGGTCCTCCAGTTGGCACAAGTGTTGATGTTGATGGAAGATCTTCTCAACAACAATGGATTTGGCACACAGGAGAAGATGTGATTACTGCAGTGAAGAGTGAACAAAGACCTTTTTTGCTTTCTTATAGACCATCACTTCTAGACCCTTCTTTTCTTTGAGAATGTGTGAATGGATTTCATTGATTTCTTCTAATCTATTACCACCACTCAAATTCCTCTTTTTGTTAGCTAGTAATTAATCTCAGTCATATCAAGGCGTTTGGGCGAAAGTGGTCGCTTTGGTTAAGGTTTGAGCAAACCCTTTTTATTTATTTCTGAAGGCTGAATGCACTAATTCTCTATTCAGTGCAAGATCTACTTATTGAGATCTTCTTGAATTGGCTCTGTCGGGATTGCCCAAACTTCGTCATTAATATTTTCTCCTAACCATTCCTTGTACTCATGGAAAATGCAACGTCGATCAGAAGGTTCTTCTAATGCTTCCATTCTTGATACAGCATTTTTAACCGCTATCTTCAAGATCTCTTTTAGTTGTGAATCAGCATCCATTAATGAATGAACTTATCTTCTATTAGATAGATAGTTAGGGATATCAATTTTGGAATGGGGAGAAATACTCTTTATGTGCAAATAAATACTCCTTAGCTTGCCGTTCATATAGGAACAGGTTTCTTAGATTGACCACAAAAGCTATGTGAAATCATAATTTCTCTAGTTTGGATAAAGTTTGAATAGAGATTTGTGATTCGCTTAGAACGGTTGATATCACTCAAATGGAAGCTTTCATTAGCAAGTAGTTAATTTTAGTCATATCAATCGATTTGGGCAAAAATGGGCGGTTTGGGTAAAGTTTGGGTAAACCCTCAATCTCGAGGGTTTTTAGTTGATTCCATTATCTGGCATTGATGCTGCTGACCAATCGATAGGTTCGCTTTCAGCCCTTGCTGGTTTTGATTATTAGTTAACTGCGGCTACTACTGTCGATCAGATGAAAAGTTCGGAAATCAATTGGATACGGCTATGACGATCCGAGTTGTAGAGCTATCTGAAAAACTGAAGGTAGGCACAGATGAGTTATTGGCTATTTGCGCACTTCTTGAAATACCTGCAACTTCGCGCATTAGCTGTCTAAACAAAGAGCACATCAAAAAACTGATCGATTATCTCCACAGCTGAAAATGTTTTGGACGCCCTATGCCGATTGGATTTATGTAGTTGTGAGCCTGACAGGGCTCACTTTCATTGCCTGGATGGTGATGAGGCCTAGGCAATAAAAAAGGCCCTTGCGAAACGCGCCGGACCTGGGTGATGGGGACCTTATTTCTAAGGGGGATTCAACTCAAAATCAACCCCCACTAATAGTGTTTTTTCTTATGGTTGATATAAAGAACACTATAAATAGTGTGTTTCTGCCGATGACAAATCTCTTGACAGCGACTAGTGTCATCTCAACGGCCGGGTGATGGGGATCAAACGGTCTGAATAAAAAGAGCCTCTTGTCTGCAACGGGGGCTTTTCTTTTTTGCAGAGGGGATGGCTAGTTATTCAGTGTTGCCTTCTTTCCAATGAATATATTCAGATCCTCTGGTGGTAGCCAACTTCTATTAGCCCCATTCTTAAAGGCAAATCGTAGAAATTCCGCTGCGTATTGGATCCGGAGTCGTCGGCTTGCTGAGCCAGGTTCCCCTCCATGACGGTCAACAAGGGTTTTTAAAATTGAGTACCCACTGGATACAGAAGTTTCGCCAGTAAGGATAAGCAATGTGCGGGCAATAGGAGTTCGGTAGTTGCGGTTCCAAACTCGTGATCCTTTCTTCCCATTACTTGTTTTATGTGATTTGAATTTTCTAGCTAGTTGTTCCCAGTCGAGTGCACCATTTAATCCAGACTCGTTCTTTTGTTTCACTAGCTCATATGCTTCAGCTAAACCCTTTCCTTGAGATTTCATTATTAGCGAAATATCTGTGGAGATTTTCAATATCCATCCGGCACTTGTTCCTACCCATGGAACAAAATCTGGATTGTTCTTGGCTTTTGGTCCAAGAACAATGCTGGTTCGGTTGCCATCCTCAAAACGAACTGTCAGCTGAACCTTTTGAACAAGCCCTTTCCCTATGCCGCGAACCATCCATCCCTCTCCACATTCCTGTCGAATTTCTTCGCGCAGGGAGGTAATCCATTTCGAAGGCTTATTGGGCATTACTTTTTATTGAATACAAGACAGGAGAATTGGTAGGTCTTTCATCACCCATCCAACCTTTCTGCATAATCTCTTAAAGCCTCTGCCATTTTTTGTGGTGGGATTTCCTCTTGATATTCCTTACATAAATCAAAGAACTTGTCTAGAAACTCCTTCATAGGATTTGGTCTTTTTTCTTTAGTCATTTAGAGCCTCAAAAGTGTGAAAAGAGTGTGAACGGATTTTGCAAATTCCTTGTAACCGCTTTCACTCACTCAAACGCCTTTTTCATTGCCAGTAGTTAATTTCTGACATATCAAGGCCTTTGGGTGAAAATGGGCGGTTTCAAAAGAGTTTGAAGAAATCCTCGATCACAGGGATGCATAGATTTTTAGTTACCAAAACGATAGTGCTTGCGGACTACCTTTTGCACTTTCCATGTACAAGACATCCCTTCAGGAAAGACAACAAAATCATCGACGCCAAACCTTTCAGGCTCCACTCCTTCAGGTGAAAGGGTCACATCGCCTTCCAGCAGGAAGCATGTTTCCTTGTAGCAATATGTCTAAGGGAATGAACAGAGATCACAAGTCCATATTTGCCATTGGTTGATCCCTAGTTCATTGAGCATGTTTTCAGAGTAGGGGGTGTTATTGAGATTGCCAAGAAATTATCTCGAGCACAATCTCTTTTTCGCTATTTTCTTTGTCCAGCGATACCAATCTGGCTTTTGATTGATTTTTTCTTTGATTCTTTTTCTTATAAGTTGCAAGTCCTTCTCTTTAGGACTCCAGTCTTTATATAATTCATTTGGCCACTGCTCTTTTTTAAATTGGCGTTCTGGATTGGGATTCATTCCTCGACTTTTCATTTCATCTATTAGTTCTAAATATCTTTTGTGCAGGTACTTCCCTTTGTTGTAGAAGAATTTGACGTGCCCAATATTCAAGGTGAATTCTTTGGGTAAGTTTTCTTTTGTTTTTTTCCAACTCTTTGATTTTATTGAGCGTTGGAGTGTTGAACCAACCATGAAAATTTCTCTATACTCCGCAATTAGATGTTGATCAGATAATTCACTTGGTTTTATCAAGTTGATTCTTGTCATAAGAAAAAATTCATGAAGCTCTATTTATGGCGTTCTTAAGGTTCGAATGAAGTTCGAATGGCTCTAGACTCCTACTCGAGAACTCATTCGACCAAAAGCTTTTAACTTTTCATCAGCCAATATGAGATATCTTTTTTCAGCTATTGCGATAAAAGAGGTTAGAGGCTTGCTGGAATTCTATTAGAATAAGGCAGAGCTAGTAACGTTGATTTGAATAAGCAACGCTTATTTACCACTTTTTATAGCAGTAGGCATATATGGTTATAACTGACTTTGGGTTTGTTAGTTACCTAGATTTCGCATAGGGTGATGCTTTAAGAGTTGGACCACAATGGTTTGGTCAATTGATTCAATACCTGAACAAAATGGGCGGATAGCTCTGATTACTGGTGCAAATAGTGGTCTAGGTTTTGATACCGCAGAAGCCTTGCTTGAAAAGAATGCAACAGTGATTCTCGGTTGTCGTTCGATTAAAAAAGCTAAAGAGGCTAGGGATAGACTGCTTTCTAAAACTAGTTATGGGACGATTGAATTATTGAACATAGATTTATCGGACTTAGTTCAAGTAAATAAAGCAGCAGATCAAGTTGGAAGCGTATTTCAGAAGTTAGATCTATTAATTAATAATGCTGGTGTAATGGCTCCACCTCGAACCTGTAGCAAGCAAGGTCTGGAACTTCAATTCGCAGTGAATCATCTAAGCCATATGGCATTGACTCTTAAATTGTTGCCATTAATGGTTAATCAGTCTGGCGCAAGAGTTGTGACTGTTACCTCTGGGGCTCAATACATGGGGAAAATAAATTGGAGTGATCTTCAGGGAGAGGAGAACTATGATCCTTGGGCTTCATACTCTCAAAGCAAACTGGCGAATGTCATGTTTTCTTTAGAGCTAGATCAAAGATTAAAGGAATCAGATGTAAATATTGCCTCTCTTTCTGCTCATCCAGGTCTAGCCAGAACAAACTTGCAGCCCACAACTATTGCCGCAAATGGATCTTGGCAAGCTTCTATTGCTTATAAATTAATGAATCCAATTTTTCAGAGTTCCCGTATGGGAGCACTTTCCCAACTTCTTGCTGCAACTGACCCAAAAGCAAAAAGCGGTGAACAATATGGACCTCGTTTTAATTTCAGAGGTTACCCCAATCTTTGCGAAGTGGCTTCGTCTGCCTTGAATAACAAGGAAAGGAAACGACTATGGGAAGTGAGTGAAAAACTTATTGGAGACCTAGTTCAGATCAACCCAACCAAGGAAATTTTGAGCAAAAACAAATGAGTTCCGTTCCCATAAAGCTTTACTCAGCTCTACCTAAAAAAGTTGATCACTTCAGTCGATTTACAAGTTTGAATAAAGTTTGTATAGACCTTCGATCTCGAGGTTTTATTAGGTTTCATTTTGCAAGTTGTACATTGCGCAGCCAGCGATAGTTAAAGTCTTGTACCCAAAAAGGTAGA includes:
- a CDS encoding pyrimidine dimer DNA glycosylase/endonuclease V, whose product is MTRINLIKPSELSDQHLIAEYREIFMVGSTLQRSIKSKSWKKTKENLPKEFTLNIGHVKFFYNKGKYLHKRYLELIDEMKSRGMNPNPERQFKKEQWPNELYKDWSPKEKDLQLIRKRIKEKINQKPDWYRWTKKIAKKRLCSR
- a CDS encoding oxidoreductase — encoded protein: MVWSIDSIPEQNGRIALITGANSGLGFDTAEALLEKNATVILGCRSIKKAKEARDRLLSKTSYGTIELLNIDLSDLVQVNKAADQVGSVFQKLDLLINNAGVMAPPRTCSKQGLELQFAVNHLSHMALTLKLLPLMVNQSGARVVTVTSGAQYMGKINWSDLQGEENYDPWASYSQSKLANVMFSLELDQRLKESDVNIASLSAHPGLARTNLQPTTIAANGSWQASIAYKLMNPIFQSSRMGALSQLLAATDPKAKSGEQYGPRFNFRGYPNLCEVASSALNNKERKRLWEVSEKLIGDLVQINPTKEILSKNK
- a CDS encoding cupin domain-containing protein; this translates as MTLSPEGVEPERFGVDDFVVFPEGMSCTWKVQKVVRKHYRFGN